In one Streptomyces sp. NBC_01241 genomic region, the following are encoded:
- a CDS encoding transposase produces the protein MGGVRELAAPFVAPGPCGVAVRDRLKHLTPQDEKVLRAVGEHQGALASHDLRARCADGLEHSKETWAARKRDLTPLSSSRIAGAITKATHDQWALARRCQAAHIRNLEAGIGTLRHRLSLPIGARGTKRAAGGYRSRGEWFHKSRRLAALEARHAAAVRDRQAGRVRVVRGGKRLLNTRHHLADAHLTEEQWRERWEAERWFIAADGESGKRFGNETIRVTPDGEVSIKLPVPLAHLANAKHGRYTLTSTVAFAHRGQEWADRITANRSVAYRIHLDTDRRRWYLTASWQRPIVQTIPLTTARARGMIGVDTNADHFAAYHLDPHGNPIGDPHRFGYNLSGTTTHRDAQIRHALTRLLHWAKQAGVTAIAIEDLDFTTEKTREKHGRRKRFRQLISGIPTGKLKARLVSMAAEHDLSIVAVDPAYTSMWGAQHWQKPLATPHRRMSRHDAAGIAIGRRALGHPVRRRTAPPPHDQRDRAGHRTAQARPGARGREGTRPLATDHAPRDVPPNGTRKRQPSASKTVRDAPSTHQWVQDSLMHTG, from the coding sequence GTGGGTGGTGTACGGGAGCTGGCCGCGCCCTTCGTGGCGCCCGGGCCTTGCGGGGTGGCGGTCCGGGACCGTCTCAAGCACCTCACGCCCCAGGACGAGAAGGTTCTGCGGGCAGTCGGTGAGCACCAGGGCGCGCTCGCTTCCCATGACCTCAGGGCCCGTTGTGCGGATGGTCTGGAGCACAGCAAGGAGACCTGGGCGGCGCGCAAGCGGGACCTGACGCCGCTGTCGTCGTCTCGGATCGCGGGTGCGATCACCAAGGCCACACACGATCAGTGGGCGCTGGCGCGCCGTTGTCAGGCGGCGCACATCCGGAATCTGGAGGCCGGGATCGGGACGCTGCGGCACCGCCTGTCCCTCCCCATCGGCGCGAGGGGCACCAAGCGGGCGGCCGGTGGCTACCGTTCCAGGGGTGAGTGGTTCCACAAGTCCCGCCGTCTCGCGGCGCTGGAAGCGCGGCATGCTGCCGCGGTCCGTGACCGGCAGGCCGGACGCGTCCGGGTCGTACGCGGCGGCAAACGCCTCCTCAACACTCGCCACCACCTCGCCGACGCCCACCTCACCGAAGAGCAGTGGCGGGAGCGCTGGGAGGCGGAGCGCTGGTTCATCGCCGCCGACGGCGAGTCCGGGAAGCGGTTCGGGAACGAGACCATCCGCGTCACTCCGGACGGCGAGGTCAGCATCAAACTGCCCGTCCCGCTCGCACACCTGGCCAACGCCAAGCACGGCCGGTACACCCTCACCTCGACCGTGGCGTTCGCACACCGGGGCCAGGAGTGGGCCGACCGCATCACCGCGAACCGGTCCGTCGCCTACCGCATCCACCTCGACACCGACCGTCGCCGCTGGTACCTCACCGCCTCCTGGCAACGCCCCATCGTCCAGACCATCCCCCTCACGACCGCCCGAGCCCGGGGCATGATCGGCGTCGATACCAACGCCGACCACTTCGCCGCCTACCACCTCGACCCACACGGCAACCCCATCGGCGACCCGCACCGCTTCGGCTACAACCTCTCCGGCACCACCACGCACCGCGACGCCCAGATCCGCCACGCACTGACCCGCCTGCTCCACTGGGCCAAGCAGGCCGGTGTCACCGCGATCGCCATCGAAGACCTCGACTTCACCACCGAGAAGACCCGCGAGAAACACGGCCGCAGGAAACGGTTCCGCCAGCTCATCTCCGGAATCCCGACCGGAAAGCTCAAGGCCCGGCTGGTCTCCATGGCAGCCGAACACGACCTGAGTATCGTCGCGGTCGACCCCGCCTACACCTCGATGTGGGGTGCCCAGCACTGGCAGAAACCACTGGCCACCCCGCACCGCAGAATGTCCCGTCACGATGCCGCCGGCATCGCGATCGGACGACGCGCCCTCGGACACCCGGTCCGGCGTCGGACGGCACCGCCCCCACACGACCAGAGAGATCGTGCGGGGCATCGGACCGCCCAGGCCAGGCCAGGTGCACGGGGGCGCGAGGGAACCCGCCCACTCGCAACGGACCACGCCCCCAGAGACGTGCCGCCGAACGGGACGCGAAAGCGGCAACCCAGCGCATCCAAAACCGTTCGGGATGCGCCCAGTACACATCAGTGGGTCCAGGACTCACTCATGCACACTGGCTAG
- a CDS encoding ABC transporter substrate-binding protein encodes MSKRANWGAVAVSLGLVALTGCAVGGGNGGGSGSGDDVTLSLLTFETPNLTASYWDDIIARTSAKVPGVKIKKLVAPSAEQRNEYTRQLDSTGALPDIMVAIDPAGLAEGGKLAQFSEKEVADWTSPTANSFNGKIYQLPTNSQTWQIYYRKAAFEKAGITTPPKKWDDLLAAVDKLKAAQIKPFVIGGGAPDGLGPRWTFAQLVADEVYAKDPKWLDKLTAGKTDFSDPLFVNAATKMKALAGKENVDNLSATYAQAQEAFLKGKGAMYPMGSWFPASPDKAQQKEFGAFPMPTQDGSLVLPVYTGGGLSVSAKSPDVAKAKQWAIEFSKLNADGGARYDGLFVALKGYKPPAGLPPLYNTTLDLYEKAQAGGTVTPSFGNESGVPALPSGFIPKVDAALNDLLNGRADVDKFVATLNTKFKELAK; translated from the coding sequence ATGAGCAAGCGGGCCAACTGGGGTGCGGTAGCGGTGTCGTTGGGCCTGGTCGCGCTGACCGGCTGTGCCGTCGGCGGCGGGAACGGAGGTGGGAGCGGTTCGGGCGATGACGTGACGTTGAGCCTGCTCACCTTCGAGACCCCCAACCTCACTGCCTCCTACTGGGACGACATCATCGCCCGGACCAGTGCCAAGGTGCCGGGGGTGAAGATCAAGAAACTCGTCGCGCCGAGCGCCGAACAGCGCAACGAGTACACGCGCCAGCTCGACTCGACCGGCGCACTGCCCGACATCATGGTCGCGATCGACCCCGCCGGACTGGCGGAGGGCGGCAAGCTCGCCCAGTTCAGCGAGAAGGAAGTGGCGGACTGGACCAGCCCGACCGCGAACAGCTTCAACGGCAAGATCTACCAGCTTCCCACCAACTCGCAGACGTGGCAGATCTACTACCGCAAGGCGGCCTTCGAGAAGGCGGGCATCACCACTCCTCCGAAAAAGTGGGACGACCTGCTCGCCGCGGTCGACAAGCTGAAGGCGGCGCAGATCAAGCCGTTCGTCATCGGCGGCGGTGCACCGGACGGCCTCGGCCCGCGCTGGACCTTCGCCCAGCTGGTGGCCGACGAGGTCTACGCCAAGGACCCGAAGTGGCTCGACAAGCTGACCGCGGGGAAGACCGACTTCAGCGACCCGCTGTTCGTCAACGCGGCGACCAAGATGAAGGCACTGGCGGGCAAGGAGAACGTCGACAACCTGTCGGCCACCTACGCACAGGCGCAGGAAGCCTTCCTCAAGGGCAAGGGCGCCATGTACCCGATGGGCTCGTGGTTCCCGGCGTCCCCGGACAAGGCGCAGCAGAAGGAGTTCGGCGCCTTCCCCATGCCCACGCAGGACGGCTCGCTCGTCCTGCCCGTGTACACCGGCGGTGGACTGTCGGTGAGCGCCAAGTCCCCTGACGTCGCGAAGGCCAAGCAGTGGGCCATCGAGTTCTCGAAGCTGAACGCCGACGGCGGGGCGCGGTACGACGGCCTGTTCGTCGCGCTCAAGGGCTACAAGCCGCCGGCCGGCCTGCCGCCGCTGTACAACACCACCCTCGATCTCTACGAGAAGGCCCAGGCCGGTGGAACCGTGACGCCGAGCTTCGGAAACGAGAGCGGTGTCCCGGCCCTGCCGTCGGGCTTCATACCCAAGGTCGACGCGGCACTGAACGATCTCCTCAACGGCCGTGCGGACGTGGACAAGTTCGTCGCGACGCTGAACACGAAGTTCAAGGAGCTCGCGAAGTGA
- a CDS encoding ROK family protein yields the protein MSQDIGETRGSTAPAGRAGDAHLLRRLNLSATVRAFLDAASLTVSDVRSIVGVSRPTAEDLVATLLDEGFVREALDRPNGERSAGRPARRYEVVAENFAVVGVDIGAHKVAVVVCDLRGNVLAVRRRSVDSRIGPAGRIGAAARLAEATLRQTGTNGEHVRSVACGITGVGANDSEVMDIRTVPAGQDLDVYSLPGFDRIDVVSEVSERFKRDVLVSNDIHLAAVAEQWRGGAGARDLVYMHAGRRLGAAIVINGQIHNGRHGLAASVGSMKILGWAEAMAQLDRESRKLAGSAAEESTSGNVRALFEAAANGDRTAVRTVDRVAEALALGASVLVHAVDPDLVVLGGGLSRAGDVLAGPFERHLAATSLNRTGFRVSLLGDESVALGAARLALDDLKERLLAVQA from the coding sequence GTGAGTCAAGACATCGGTGAAACCCGGGGCAGCACGGCACCCGCAGGCCGTGCGGGCGATGCCCACCTCCTGCGCAGGCTCAATCTCTCGGCCACGGTGCGGGCCTTCCTCGACGCCGCGTCACTGACGGTCAGCGACGTGCGTTCGATCGTCGGAGTCTCCCGCCCCACCGCCGAGGACCTGGTGGCGACGCTGCTGGACGAGGGCTTCGTCCGTGAGGCGCTCGACCGTCCGAACGGCGAGCGGTCCGCGGGACGGCCGGCCCGGCGCTACGAGGTCGTGGCCGAGAACTTCGCCGTCGTCGGCGTCGACATCGGCGCCCACAAGGTGGCTGTGGTCGTCTGCGACCTGCGCGGAAACGTCCTGGCGGTGCGCAGACGCAGCGTCGACTCCCGCATCGGGCCGGCCGGGCGCATCGGGGCGGCGGCGCGACTGGCCGAGGCGACCCTCCGGCAGACCGGGACGAACGGGGAACACGTCCGCTCGGTGGCCTGCGGCATCACCGGTGTGGGGGCCAACGACTCGGAGGTCATGGACATCCGCACCGTTCCCGCGGGCCAGGACCTGGACGTCTACTCACTCCCGGGTTTCGACCGGATCGACGTCGTGTCGGAGGTGTCGGAACGCTTCAAGCGCGACGTGCTGGTCTCCAACGACATCCACCTCGCGGCGGTGGCCGAGCAGTGGCGGGGCGGCGCCGGGGCACGCGACCTCGTCTACATGCACGCCGGCCGCCGCCTCGGGGCCGCGATCGTCATCAACGGGCAGATCCACAACGGGCGGCACGGCCTGGCGGCGTCCGTCGGTTCGATGAAAATCCTGGGGTGGGCCGAGGCGATGGCGCAGCTCGACCGCGAGAGCCGCAAGCTTGCGGGCTCGGCCGCCGAGGAGTCCACCAGCGGCAACGTCCGGGCGCTCTTCGAAGCGGCCGCGAACGGCGACCGCACTGCGGTGCGGACCGTCGACCGCGTCGCCGAGGCCCTCGCCCTGGGCGCCTCCGTCCTGGTCCACGCCGTCGACCCCGATCTCGTCGTGCTCGGCGGCGGCCTGTCCCGCGCGGGGGACGTGCTCGCCGGTCCCTTCGAGCGGCACCTGGCCGCGACCTCCCTCAACCGGACGGGATTCCGCGTGTCCCTGCTCGGCGACGAGTCCGTCGCCCTCGGCGCCGCCCGGCTGGCGCTCGACGATCTCAAGGAGCGCCTGCTCGCAGTGCAGGCCTGA
- a CDS encoding ATP-binding protein has product MNPSNQLAEPSRPATEFTLRLSSTRRGARLARTLAVQQLTEWRGVPHDSASAQAVALVTAELASNAITHGRLQGRDFRLTLRLLPEAVRIEVTDTRPERLLPATAPKPCDPVGETGRGLLLVEAYASRWGCAVLDACTKCVWAEVLC; this is encoded by the coding sequence GTGAATCCATCGAACCAACTGGCGGAACCATCCCGTCCGGCAACCGAGTTCACGCTGCGGCTCAGCAGCACCCGCCGCGGTGCACGACTCGCCCGTACACTCGCCGTTCAGCAACTGACCGAGTGGCGCGGAGTCCCACACGATTCGGCCTCCGCGCAGGCCGTCGCACTTGTCACGGCAGAACTCGCCTCCAACGCGATCACCCATGGGCGTCTGCAGGGACGCGACTTCCGGCTGACGCTGCGGTTGTTGCCCGAGGCCGTCCGTATCGAGGTGACCGACACCCGTCCCGAACGCCTCCTCCCGGCTACAGCTCCGAAGCCCTGCGATCCGGTTGGCGAGACCGGGCGTGGTCTGCTGCTCGTCGAGGCGTACGCGAGCCGCTGGGGATGCGCGGTTCTCGATGCCTGCACCAAGTGCGTGTGGGCCGAAGTGCTCTGCTGA
- a CDS encoding carbohydrate ABC transporter permease, whose translation MNSRMPWMRPLLATGVAAVFCMPLYVALVNVFKPSSEVVTSPLALPVPPTLDNLEHVLSRPDGLFWYGLVNSVTLTAASILITTVLAAMSAYHLVRSGRWWSRAVLGVMLSGLMIPPAVIMLPITRILDAIGLLHSMPGAVLVDVGYYLPFAVFVFMGFIRSIPRELEEAAAVDGAGRFRIFWQVVFPLLRPASASVLIFLGVWVWNDFLTPLLVLGPGAGNTVTVGIFRSIGPYQQDFGAVFAFMLLATLPVLAFYLAFQKQFVRGLTGGATKG comes from the coding sequence GTGAACTCCCGAATGCCGTGGATGCGGCCGCTGTTGGCCACCGGCGTGGCGGCCGTCTTCTGCATGCCGCTCTACGTGGCGCTGGTCAACGTCTTCAAGCCCAGCTCCGAGGTCGTGACCTCGCCGTTGGCGCTCCCGGTTCCGCCGACCCTCGACAACCTCGAACACGTACTGAGCCGGCCGGACGGGCTGTTCTGGTACGGCCTCGTCAACTCCGTCACCCTGACCGCGGCGTCGATCCTCATCACCACCGTGCTGGCCGCGATGTCCGCGTACCATCTCGTGCGGTCGGGCCGCTGGTGGAGCCGTGCCGTCCTCGGCGTCATGCTGTCCGGCCTGATGATCCCGCCCGCGGTGATCATGCTTCCGATCACGCGGATCCTCGACGCCATCGGCCTGTTGCACTCGATGCCGGGAGCCGTGCTGGTCGACGTCGGGTACTACCTGCCGTTCGCCGTGTTCGTCTTCATGGGCTTCATCCGCTCGATCCCGCGCGAACTCGAAGAGGCCGCGGCGGTCGACGGCGCCGGCCGTTTCCGGATCTTCTGGCAGGTCGTCTTCCCGCTGCTGCGGCCCGCGTCGGCCAGCGTGCTGATCTTCCTCGGGGTATGGGTCTGGAACGACTTCCTGACCCCACTGCTCGTCCTGGGCCCCGGAGCCGGCAACACCGTGACGGTCGGGATCTTCCGCTCCATCGGCCCCTACCAGCAGGACTTCGGGGCGGTGTTCGCCTTCATGCTGTTGGCCACACTGCCCGTCCTGGCCTTCTATCTCGCCTTCCAGAAGCAGTTCGTCCGTGGTCTGACAGGGGGTGCCACGAAGGGATGA
- a CDS encoding carbohydrate ABC transporter permease: protein MVLAPILWTLYTGLTDERATRSETSFVGLDNYGFLLGNEEFRHSLWNTVVITVIVVLLTNLLGLAIALLLRRPGRLYSLLRSVYFTPVILSAVVVSVIGRSILADDGLLNSALVSLGVEHPPGWLTDPSYAIYSVSGIMVWQLLGFAVVVYLAGLAGIPAELDEAASLDGAGPWQQFRAITWPLLAPALTINTVMLMISSFKVYDQIAVLTNGGPGTDGTATVAFAVIRTAFSEQRPGVASAMAGIMLVVVSVASVTVLRLLQRREVNL from the coding sequence ATGGTCCTGGCGCCCATCCTGTGGACCCTCTACACCGGGTTGACCGATGAGCGCGCCACGCGCTCGGAGACCTCGTTCGTAGGCCTGGACAACTACGGATTCCTCCTCGGGAACGAGGAGTTCCGGCACTCCCTGTGGAACACCGTGGTGATCACGGTGATCGTGGTGCTGCTGACGAACCTGCTCGGTCTCGCGATCGCCCTGCTGCTGCGCCGGCCGGGACGGCTCTACAGCCTGCTCCGCAGCGTCTACTTCACACCGGTGATCCTCTCCGCTGTGGTGGTGTCGGTGATCGGGCGTTCGATCCTGGCGGATGACGGCCTGCTGAACAGCGCGCTCGTCTCACTGGGGGTCGAGCACCCGCCGGGCTGGCTCACGGATCCGTCGTACGCGATCTACTCCGTCTCCGGGATCATGGTCTGGCAGCTGCTCGGCTTCGCCGTCGTGGTCTACCTCGCCGGGCTCGCGGGGATCCCCGCCGAGCTCGACGAGGCGGCGAGCCTCGACGGCGCCGGCCCCTGGCAGCAGTTCCGCGCGATCACCTGGCCGCTGCTCGCGCCCGCGCTGACGATCAACACCGTGATGCTGATGATCAGCTCGTTCAAGGTCTACGACCAGATCGCCGTGCTCACCAACGGCGGCCCCGGCACCGACGGCACGGCCACCGTGGCCTTCGCGGTGATCCGCACCGCCTTCTCCGAGCAACGTCCGGGAGTGGCGTCCGCGATGGCCGGGATCATGCTCGTCGTCGTCTCGGTCGCGAGCGTGACCGTGCTCAGGCTCCTGCAACGACGAGAGGTGAATCTGTGA
- a CDS encoding Ig domain-containing protein: protein MRFSGLIVGSQPPRRRPEQRRRTAGALAFAVLTAGILPTVGAQPAQARPGGKTPSIEIQAGYLELELDRTGTVVGLEDVRTGVDHLAPGHAASLVSLVVDGKQQRPTTVDRSGPGGQMLTFRNKAAHWKIQVKLVSSRGGYTTFEAVAVDAPKGVDVQTLLWGPLATSISQTVGTSVGVVRDDDFAIGLRPLTDRTEGAWPQEDQDMGWESEVDRNTDHVSVGSLEEWSAAGVTPWGSVLRAFTFDYTKERHRKVRGYPIPVGPLPGRDGRIAGSKIALFGASPEATPTILSNIAKGEKLPYPKLNGQWQKASQASSQSWLVLGDLETGNIPAAARFAKAAGMNRIYSLTSNYGPWESSGHYQFDSSLGGSDAGAAAAVDIAKANGVELGVHTLSDFISTGDEPYNWAWFPRDAYLTPPADDRLAMGGTASLTRPLTAGDTTVYLDDGALLAAGPSYSYLRIGDEFVSYGAAEQVGKEWKLTGVQRARWGSVAVSHPEGDHTARVMANSYGGAIGGHAVLDEISDRLTTAWNTTGINGMSWDGLESASESGWGAYGMAHLVNKTFRRIDAKDGFISETSRMTSNTWDALTRASWGEVGSTSMEQVFTNNKYLQANYLPGMLGWISLKGSDSLLTMEWKLARGAGLNAGTGFQSSVSRLESGGENTTRLLDAIQQWETARNLGAFTPEQQARFRDLKTNWHLSAVEPGKRWSLQELDADGKPVGAPQAVVAPTPELDAGPLPAAAKGALYEATVKTNTPATTRYAVTSGTLPAGLVLNADTGGIVGTPVRAGAAPFTVTAYQSSGQPTAQRDYVIEVGGH, encoded by the coding sequence GTGCGATTCTCAGGACTCATAGTCGGATCCCAGCCTCCCCGGAGGAGGCCCGAACAGCGTCGGCGGACGGCCGGTGCCCTGGCGTTCGCGGTGCTGACCGCCGGCATTCTGCCCACGGTCGGCGCACAGCCGGCGCAAGCACGACCTGGCGGAAAGACTCCGTCGATCGAGATCCAGGCCGGCTATCTGGAGCTGGAGCTCGACAGGACAGGTACGGTCGTGGGTCTGGAGGACGTCAGGACCGGGGTCGACCACCTCGCGCCCGGTCATGCGGCGTCCCTGGTCAGCCTGGTCGTCGACGGCAAGCAGCAGAGGCCGACCACGGTTGACCGCTCCGGACCCGGTGGCCAGATGCTCACGTTCCGGAACAAGGCCGCGCACTGGAAGATCCAGGTGAAGCTGGTCAGCAGTCGCGGCGGCTACACCACGTTCGAAGCGGTCGCCGTCGACGCGCCGAAGGGCGTCGATGTGCAGACCCTGCTCTGGGGTCCACTGGCCACGTCGATCTCCCAGACGGTCGGCACATCGGTGGGCGTGGTCCGCGACGACGATTTCGCCATCGGGCTCCGACCGCTGACCGACCGGACCGAAGGCGCCTGGCCGCAGGAGGACCAGGACATGGGCTGGGAGAGCGAGGTCGACCGCAATACGGACCATGTGAGCGTGGGTTCCCTGGAGGAGTGGAGCGCGGCAGGCGTGACCCCCTGGGGTTCCGTACTGCGCGCCTTCACCTTCGACTACACGAAGGAACGCCACCGCAAGGTACGCGGCTATCCGATCCCGGTCGGACCGCTGCCCGGCCGCGACGGCAGGATCGCCGGTTCCAAGATCGCACTCTTCGGAGCCTCGCCCGAGGCGACGCCGACGATCCTGTCCAACATCGCGAAGGGCGAGAAGCTGCCCTACCCGAAGCTGAACGGTCAGTGGCAGAAGGCCTCTCAGGCGAGCAGCCAGTCATGGCTGGTGCTCGGAGACCTGGAGACCGGCAACATTCCGGCGGCGGCCCGATTCGCCAAGGCGGCCGGCATGAACCGCATCTACTCGCTCACCAGTAACTACGGCCCATGGGAGTCGAGCGGCCACTACCAGTTCGACTCCAGCCTGGGCGGGAGCGACGCCGGGGCCGCGGCGGCCGTGGACATCGCCAAAGCAAACGGTGTAGAGCTCGGCGTACACACCCTGTCGGACTTCATCAGCACCGGCGACGAGCCCTACAACTGGGCCTGGTTCCCGCGGGACGCCTACCTCACGCCGCCCGCCGACGACCGGCTCGCGATGGGAGGCACCGCCTCGCTCACCCGTCCGCTGACGGCCGGCGACACCACCGTGTACCTCGACGACGGCGCGCTGCTCGCCGCGGGACCGAGCTACAGCTACCTGCGCATCGGGGACGAGTTCGTCAGCTACGGAGCGGCCGAGCAGGTCGGGAAGGAGTGGAAGCTGACCGGCGTGCAGCGCGCGCGATGGGGATCGGTCGCGGTCTCGCACCCTGAGGGCGACCACACCGCCCGGGTCATGGCCAACAGCTACGGCGGCGCGATCGGCGGCCATGCCGTCCTCGACGAGATCAGCGACAGGCTGACCACCGCCTGGAACACCACCGGCATCAACGGTATGTCGTGGGACGGCCTGGAGTCGGCATCGGAGTCCGGCTGGGGCGCCTACGGCATGGCTCACCTCGTGAACAAGACGTTCCGGCGCATCGACGCCAAGGACGGATTCATCTCCGAGACCAGCCGGATGACCTCGAACACCTGGGACGCGCTGACCCGGGCCAGCTGGGGTGAAGTCGGCAGCACCTCGATGGAGCAGGTGTTCACCAACAACAAGTACCTCCAGGCGAACTACCTCCCCGGAATGCTCGGCTGGATCAGCCTCAAAGGCTCGGACAGTCTGCTCACCATGGAGTGGAAGCTGGCCCGAGGCGCCGGCCTGAACGCCGGGACAGGTTTCCAGAGCTCGGTCTCCCGCCTCGAGTCGGGCGGCGAGAACACCACGCGGCTGCTCGACGCCATTCAGCAATGGGAGACGGCACGCAACCTGGGCGCGTTCACCCCGGAGCAGCAGGCGCGGTTCCGCGACCTGAAGACGAACTGGCACCTGAGCGCGGTCGAGCCGGGCAAGCGCTGGTCCCTGCAGGAGCTGGACGCCGACGGCAAGCCGGTCGGCGCCCCCCAGGCCGTCGTCGCCCCGACCCCGGAGCTCGATGCCGGACCGCTGCCCGCGGCAGCCAAGGGAGCCCTGTACGAGGCGACCGTGAAGACCAACACGCCGGCGACCACGCGCTACGCGGTGACCTCGGGGACCTTGCCCGCGGGCCTCGTGCTCAATGCGGACACCGGCGGAATCGTGGGGACACCGGTCAGGGCGGGAGCGGCGCCGTTCACGGTCACGGCGTACCAGAGCTCCGGTCAGCCGACAGCGCAGCGCGACTACGTGATCGAGGTCGGCGGTCACTGA
- a CDS encoding helix-turn-helix domain-containing protein → MTTDNAVVAGADREEREPDPSDSLRTFGAVVQALREHAGLSRTDFGTHVRFSKHTVDSVELGRRMPDDAFVERAEAALGNTCALRKAAAHLTRGEPGLAAWFRRWARLEKVAVSLCTYECRLVPGLLQSDAYARAVFEGTILLLTDQQLEAQLAARLERQKMMHERPTVPFSFIVEEHVLRRRFGRPEQMRGMLDRILELSAPRNVTLQVVPLEAGLHACLDGPVRLLETPEGRRLGYSEGQQNGRLITDPKEVSLLHQRYDTLRSQALNPKESRGLLERLRGDL, encoded by the coding sequence ATGACGACCGATAACGCCGTTGTGGCAGGGGCTGATCGGGAGGAGCGGGAACCCGACCCCTCGGACAGTCTGCGGACTTTCGGGGCCGTCGTCCAGGCCCTCCGCGAACACGCCGGGCTCAGCCGGACCGACTTCGGCACGCACGTGAGGTTCTCCAAACACACAGTGGACTCGGTGGAGTTGGGGCGCCGCATGCCGGATGACGCGTTCGTGGAGCGGGCGGAGGCGGCACTCGGCAACACGTGCGCGCTGAGAAAAGCCGCAGCCCATCTGACGCGCGGCGAGCCGGGGCTGGCGGCCTGGTTCCGCAGGTGGGCGCGGTTGGAGAAGGTTGCGGTGAGCCTGTGCACCTACGAGTGCAGGCTGGTGCCGGGGTTGTTGCAGTCGGACGCATATGCGCGGGCGGTGTTCGAGGGCACGATTCTGTTGCTGACGGATCAGCAGCTGGAAGCCCAGCTCGCAGCGCGGCTGGAGCGGCAGAAGATGATGCACGAACGGCCTACCGTCCCGTTCAGCTTCATCGTGGAAGAGCATGTCCTCCGGCGCAGGTTCGGCCGTCCGGAGCAGATGCGGGGCATGCTCGATCGCATACTGGAGCTCAGCGCTCCGCGCAATGTGACGCTGCAAGTGGTGCCGTTGGAGGCTGGGTTACACGCGTGCCTGGACGGGCCGGTGCGGCTGCTGGAGACGCCGGAAGGACGCCGCCTCGGGTACTCCGAGGGGCAGCAGAACGGACGGCTGATCACCGATCCGAAAGAGGTGAGTCTCCTTCACCAGCGCTATGACACACTGCGTTCGCAGGCCCTGAACCCCAAGGAATCGCGGGGTCTGTTGGAGCGACTGCGAGGAGACCTATGA
- a CDS encoding DUF397 domain-containing protein — protein MSTTELAWFKSSYSGSQGDDCVEVAVAEQAVHVRDSKDLSRPAFAVGREGWGRFVRYAADH, from the coding sequence ATGAGTACGACGGAACTCGCCTGGTTCAAGTCCAGCTACAGCGGCAGCCAGGGCGACGACTGCGTGGAGGTCGCTGTCGCCGAGCAGGCCGTCCATGTCCGGGACTCCAAGGACCTGAGCCGCCCAGCGTTCGCGGTCGGACGCGAGGGCTGGGGCCGGTTCGTACGGTACGCAGCGGATCACTGA